In the genome of Armatimonadota bacterium, one region contains:
- a CDS encoding HDOD domain-containing protein, translating into MDLASLEIRMSRSENLPTLPQAASQVLRLADDPDASPREIERAIEMDPAITAKILKVANSAYYGATSVPTIGRAISFLGLTTVRSVVISIAMQQMISGRTQCPSFDKLSYWRHSLAVATTARILGKIKFPARAEELFCAAMMQEIGILAMDKFVPQDLHATILKAREAGQPLTDVQERALGFSYIGVGVVLAKKWGMSALIQEAIQDQGLFDPFSPGADAAAVMSLSNTVAGQLGFMHSGLPAPPTDEAAAEHLAISEAQLGVVKDVVAQEIAKAQDTFQIAA; encoded by the coding sequence GTGGACTTGGCGAGCCTTGAAATCAGAATGTCGCGGAGCGAAAACCTCCCGACTTTGCCTCAGGCTGCAAGCCAGGTCTTGCGATTGGCCGACGATCCTGACGCCAGTCCGCGAGAGATCGAGCGTGCGATCGAAATGGACCCGGCCATCACGGCCAAAATCCTCAAGGTCGCTAATTCGGCCTACTACGGCGCCACCTCCGTTCCCACGATCGGACGGGCGATCTCGTTCTTGGGGCTGACCACGGTCCGCTCGGTCGTGATCAGCATCGCGATGCAGCAGATGATTTCTGGCCGGACCCAGTGCCCCAGTTTCGACAAACTCTCTTACTGGCGCCACTCGTTGGCCGTCGCCACGACGGCCCGAATCCTTGGCAAGATCAAGTTCCCTGCACGGGCGGAGGAGCTCTTTTGCGCGGCTATGATGCAAGAAATCGGCATCCTTGCAATGGATAAGTTCGTACCTCAAGACTTGCATGCGACGATTTTGAAAGCCCGTGAAGCCGGGCAACCGTTGACCGACGTCCAAGAGCGGGCGCTGGGCTTCTCCTACATCGGCGTGGGCGTCGTGCTGGCCAAGAAGTGGGGCATGAGCGCCCTGATCCAAGAGGCGATCCAAGACCAGGGTCTCTTCGACCCGTTCTCACCGGGCGCCGACGCTGCGGCCGTCATGTCGTTGTCGAACACGGTCGCCGGGCAACTCGGGTTCATGCACAGCGGGCTTCCAGCACCGCCGACCGACGAAGCCGCCGCCGAGCACCTCGCGATCTCCGAAGCGCAGTTAGGCGTCGTGAAAGACGTCGTCGCGCAGGAAATCGCTAAGGCCCAGGACACGTTCCAGATCGCGGCCTGA